A portion of the Misgurnus anguillicaudatus chromosome 16, ASM2758022v2, whole genome shotgun sequence genome contains these proteins:
- the gpr101 gene encoding probable G-protein coupled receptor 101: protein MPASPPPGPGSNSSTVPWDPGAPLSPSLVNSTVKMVLISMIVCTSLFGNIVVLLVFQRKPQLLHVANRFVLNLILADLLQTVLVMPFAIAATVPEVWPLHAHLCQALVVLMHLFAFAGVNTIIVVSVDRYLAIIHPLSYPTRMTPHLGTNLIALTWFLSLLQSTPPLYGWGAIEFDRRHNACTVVWSASYSYSALVSALSFWLPVVIMLCCYWMVFRAARRQNALVHPIQSNPPPDSQASCPSPQRMPPQPEGPFSASYPMRTRHRRFHYHCKAARVVFVIMASYVLSMGPYSVLSIISIYSSASVPPWLASMALILFFLQCCLHPYIYGYMHRSVRKEFLALLCGPLCGQRRISQGSAVDSCFTVTDGRLPHTHLSSQAARVCPLRTWEEGTTSDSPTEGRSKDSRKETTSISLSSEKELTVHSNKQTT, encoded by the coding sequence ATGCCCGCCTCTCCACCTCCCGGACCGGGCAGTAACTCCAGCACAGTGCCCTGGGACCCAGGCGCGCCACTGTCACCCTCTCTGGTAAACAGCACGGTAAAGATGGTGCTCATCTCTATGATCGTGTGCACCTCGCTTTTCGGAAACATAGTGGTGCTGCTGGTGTTTCAGCGCAAGCCGCAGCTGCTTCACGTCGCCAATCGCTTCGTGCTCAACCTAATCCTGGCCGACCTCCTGCAGACGGTGCTGGTCATGCCTTTTGCCATCGCCGCCACCGTGCCCGAGGTCTGGCCCCTGCATGCCCATCTGTGCCAGGCACTTGTGGTCCTCATGCATCTGTTCGCATTCGCCGGTGTCAACACAATCATCGTGGTGTCTGTGGACCGCTACCTTGCCATCATCCACCCGCTGTCGTACCCGACCCGCATGACACCCCATCTTGGCACCAACTTGATTGCTCTCACGTGGTTCCTCAGCCTGCTTCAGAGCACGCCACCGCTGTATGGTTGGGGAGCCATCGAGTTTGACCGCCGCCACAACGCATGCACCGTGGTGTGGTCCGCAAGCTACTCTTATTCGGCCCTCGTGTCAGCGCTCTCATTCTGGTTGCCCGTGGTGATCATGCTTTGCTGCTACTGGATGGTGTTTCGAGCTGCAAGGAGACAGAACGCTCTCGTTCACCCCATCCAATCAAATCCTCCGCCGGATTCCCAGGCATCCTGTCCTAGTCCTCAAAGGATGCCGCCTCAACCAGAGGGACCCTTCTCAGCCTCCTACCCAATGAGGACTCGCCACAGACGCTTCCATTATCACTGCAAGGCAGCACGGGTGGTGTTTGTCATCATGGCATCTTACGTGCTCAGCATGGGCCCTTACAGCGTTCTGAGCATTATATCTATTTACTCTAGCGCGTCAGTGCCTCCCTGGTTGGCCTCTATGGCCCTCATTTTGTTTTTCCTGCAGTGCTGCCTACACCCCTACATCTACGGCTACATGCACCGCAGCGTACGCAAGGAGTTCCTAGCCCTGCTCTGTGGGCCGCTGTGTGGACAGCGCAGAATCAGTCAAGGCTCTGCTGTGGACAGCTGCTTCACGGTGACGGATGGGCGTTTGCCGCACACCCACCTGTCGAGTCAGGCTGCCCGCGTATGCCCACTCCGCACCTGGGAGGAAGGGACCACAAGTGACTCCCCTACTGAGGGGAGGTCTAAGGATAGCCGTAAAGAGACAACCTCCATCAGTCTAAGCTCAGAGAAGGAGCTCACCGTTCACAGCAACAAGCAAACAACTTAG